Proteins co-encoded in one Candidatus Pelagibacter sp. RS40 genomic window:
- a CDS encoding GNAT family N-acetyltransferase, which produces MKSIENNFDDPKVNELLNKHFIELRSVSPEGSSHVLDIPGLKDPSIRFWSLWEEEELIGCGALKTLEPNHGEFKSIRVADKFRKQKIGQKIVSHLIDRSKQLGFKKLSVETGSGEFFAPARKLFTSFGFEICKPFAHYKEDINSCYYSLNL; this is translated from the coding sequence ATGAAATCAATAGAAAATAACTTTGATGATCCAAAAGTAAATGAGCTTCTTAATAAGCATTTTATTGAATTAAGATCAGTATCTCCAGAGGGAAGTTCTCATGTATTAGACATTCCAGGTCTTAAAGATCCAAGTATTAGATTCTGGAGTTTGTGGGAAGAGGAAGAGTTAATTGGATGTGGTGCATTAAAAACATTGGAACCTAATCATGGAGAATTTAAATCAATTAGAGTAGCTGACAAATTTAGAAAGCAAAAAATAGGACAAAAAATTGTATCACACTTAATTGACCGTTCTAAACAGCTTGGATTTAAAAAATTAAGTGTAGAGACAGGGTCTGGAGAATTTTTTGCACCTGCGAGAAAATTATTTACGAGTTTTGGATTTGAAATTTGTAAACCCTTTGCTCATTACAAAGAAGATATAAATTCCTGTTATTATTCTTTAAATTTATAA
- the purE gene encoding 5-(carboxyamino)imidazole ribonucleotide mutase, translated as MKNRKNNQKVAIVMGSQSDYSTMQFCEKVLKVLKIKFETKIVSAHRTPDRMYQFARMAEKNGISVIVAGAGGSAHLPGMIAALTSIPVIGVPIESKKLKGLDSLLSIAQMPKGIPVGTVAIGKDGAINAGLFAASILASSNIQIKKNLNNWRTKQSKSVTKKPK; from the coding sequence ATGAAAAACAGAAAAAATAACCAGAAAGTTGCTATTGTTATGGGTAGTCAATCAGACTATTCAACTATGCAATTTTGTGAAAAAGTTCTAAAAGTTTTAAAAATAAAATTTGAAACCAAAATTGTATCTGCTCATAGAACACCCGATAGAATGTACCAATTTGCAAGAATGGCAGAAAAAAATGGAATTTCTGTAATTGTTGCAGGAGCTGGTGGATCTGCTCATTTACCTGGAATGATAGCTGCGTTGACAAGCATACCAGTAATTGGAGTACCAATAGAAAGTAAAAAACTTAAAGGTTTGGATAGCTTGTTGTCAATTGCTCAAATGCCCAAAGGTATTCCGGTTGGAACTGTAGCAATTGGTAAAGATGGTGCTATTAATGCTGGTCTATTTGCAGCTTCAATTCTTGCTAGCTCAAATATTCAAATAAAAAAAAATCTTAATAATTGGCGCACAAAGCAATCGAAGTCTGTAACGAAAAAACCTAAATAA
- a CDS encoding sarcosine oxidase subunit gamma, which yields MTYISSLQNIHKHGTFGDYENKNENELLKLKEVKNLIIYQIVKYKNSTVDVSKMNLDGLRLPDPLKVKHNSSTRILWMGPDNWLVISDKKNIFDTFKNDFTDKDFAITDLSHSRTIIEVEGNLAREVIKKGSPLNINELGEGDCSNSVFHAITITLDFISDNPQVIRVLALRSFGESLHHSLTDACLEFGFKSV from the coding sequence ATGACATACATTTCATCATTACAAAATATTCATAAACATGGAACATTTGGTGATTATGAAAATAAAAATGAAAATGAGTTGCTTAAATTAAAAGAAGTTAAAAATTTAATAATTTATCAAATTGTTAAGTATAAAAATTCTACAGTTGATGTTTCAAAAATGAACTTAGATGGTTTAAGATTACCTGATCCATTAAAAGTAAAACATAACTCTAGTACAAGAATATTGTGGATGGGACCAGATAATTGGCTAGTTATATCAGATAAAAAAAATATTTTTGATACCTTTAAAAATGATTTTACTGATAAAGATTTTGCAATTACTGATCTTTCTCATTCAAGAACTATAATTGAGGTAGAAGGCAATCTTGCAAGAGAGGTAATTAAAAAAGGATCCCCATTAAACATTAATGAATTAGGAGAGGGGGACTGTTCTAATTCAGTTTTCCACGCAATAACTATAACATTAGATTTTATATCTGATAATCCTCAGGTTATTAGAGTTCTAGCTTTAAGAAGTTTTGGAGAGTCTTTGCATCATTCACTGACTGATGCTTGTTTAGAATTTGGCTTTAAGTCAGTTTAA
- a CDS encoding MBL fold metallo-hydrolase → MIFKQFFDNSSSTYTYLISSGKGREALIIDPVLENVETYISYLKELDLKLVKVIDTHIHADHISGMAELRDKTNCVTIMGDKAPANVVAMKVADNENIKIENINIKALFTPGHTSESFCFLMNDRVFTGDTLLIKGTGRTDFQNGDARDAYNSIFNVLLKLPEDTKVYPAHDYKGETVSTIGEEKKLNPRLQVKSVDEYVNIMSNLNLPNPKMMDIAVPGNLSLGISLEKQKLSNGLEKNDFLKKIKDQNSLLIDLREKQEIEKDGKIEGGLEIPFTEINEYIKNNKQDLLNKNLLFYCRVGHRSALAVQISKNYNLKNSHHLIGGMKNLNL, encoded by the coding sequence ATGATATTTAAACAATTTTTTGATAATTCCTCATCAACTTATACATACCTCATTAGTTCTGGGAAAGGTAGAGAGGCATTAATTATTGACCCAGTATTAGAGAATGTTGAAACATATATTAGCTATTTAAAAGAATTAGATCTCAAACTTGTAAAGGTGATAGATACACATATTCATGCGGATCATATTTCAGGCATGGCTGAATTAAGAGATAAAACAAATTGTGTAACTATAATGGGTGATAAAGCACCAGCTAATGTTGTTGCCATGAAAGTTGCTGACAATGAGAATATCAAGATTGAAAATATAAATATTAAAGCACTGTTTACACCAGGTCACACCTCCGAAAGCTTTTGTTTTTTGATGAATGATAGAGTTTTTACTGGAGATACTTTATTAATTAAAGGGACAGGCAGAACAGATTTTCAAAATGGAGATGCAAGAGATGCCTATAATTCTATTTTCAATGTTCTATTAAAACTACCTGAGGACACAAAAGTATATCCTGCACATGATTATAAAGGAGAAACTGTAAGTACTATCGGTGAAGAAAAAAAATTAAATCCTCGTTTGCAAGTCAAATCTGTGGATGAATATGTAAATATTATGAGTAATTTAAATTTACCAAACCCAAAAATGATGGATATTGCAGTTCCTGGAAATCTCAGTTTAGGTATCAGTTTAGAAAAACAGAAATTAAGTAACGGTTTAGAAAAAAATGATTTTTTAAAGAAGATAAAAGATCAAAACAGTTTGCTGATTGATTTAAGAGAAAAACAAGAAATTGAAAAAGATGGAAAAATTGAAGGAGGGCTTGAAATTCCTTTTACTGAAATTAACGAATACATAAAAAATAATAAACAAGATCTTTTGAATAAAAATTTATTATTTTATTGTAGAGTTGGTCATAGATCAGCACTAGCTGTTCAAATTTCGAAAAATTATAATCTTAAAAATAGTCATCATTTAATTGGTGGAATGAAAAACTTAAATTTGTAA
- a CDS encoding 5-(carboxyamino)imidazole ribonucleotide synthase, giving the protein MSDITLGIIGGGQLGSLLSVAANKLNINTVIFSDDKNSPAKNFTKNFISGNYDDEKLIKEFLSKVNVITYEFENIPYKILKKLNEIKPVLPKPEINKLIQNRYTEKDFLNKNNIRTTRYSLIKDEDDIKINDGLIPGLLKTCTLGYDGKGQFKIDKKENISSEIDFTKEYILEKFVKLKKEISVIITRFGHQRYEIYEPIENLHEDQILKHSKIPAQISEKIKNQATNWATIIAEELDYVGTLCVEYFIDNKDNLYANEIAPRVHNSGHLTINSHNVSQFENHIRAVCGLEKVETKKIYNARMLNLIGNDIEDYRVKSFKDNEFFFDYQKTEIREKRKMGHFTIIEKEN; this is encoded by the coding sequence ATGTCAGATATTACTTTAGGTATAATAGGCGGAGGTCAACTCGGATCCTTATTATCTGTAGCTGCAAATAAATTAAATATTAATACTGTAATCTTTAGTGATGATAAAAATTCTCCAGCAAAAAATTTTACAAAAAATTTTATTTCTGGAAATTATGATGATGAAAAATTGATTAAAGAGTTTTTAAGTAAAGTAAATGTGATTACTTATGAGTTTGAAAATATTCCTTACAAAATATTGAAGAAGTTAAATGAAATTAAACCAGTATTACCAAAACCAGAAATAAATAAATTAATTCAAAATAGATATACTGAAAAAGATTTTCTTAACAAAAATAACATTAGAACAACAAGATATTCTCTAATAAAAGACGAAGATGATATTAAAATAAATGACGGATTAATTCCTGGTTTATTAAAAACTTGTACTTTAGGTTATGATGGAAAAGGACAATTTAAAATTGATAAAAAAGAAAATATTAGTTCTGAAATTGATTTTACTAAGGAATATATTCTAGAAAAATTTGTAAAACTAAAAAAAGAGATTTCTGTAATTATCACACGATTTGGTCATCAAAGATATGAAATTTATGAACCAATTGAAAATTTACATGAGGATCAAATTTTAAAACATTCAAAAATTCCTGCTCAAATATCAGAAAAAATTAAAAATCAGGCAACCAATTGGGCAACTATAATTGCTGAAGAGCTCGATTATGTTGGAACGCTATGTGTTGAATATTTTATTGATAATAAAGATAATTTATATGCAAATGAAATAGCTCCAAGAGTTCATAACTCAGGTCATCTAACAATAAATTCTCATAATGTAAGTCAATTTGAAAACCACATTAGAGCTGTATGTGGACTTGAAAAAGTTGAAACAAAAAAAATATATAATGCTAGAATGCTCAATCTAATTGGAAATGATATTGAAGACTATCGTGTGAAAAGTTTCAAAGATAATGAGTTTTTTTTTGATTACCAAAAAACTGAAATAAGAGAAAAAAGAAAGATGGGTCATTTCACAATTATTGAAAAAGAGAATTAA
- a CDS encoding membrane dipeptidase — protein MNYRIDNLQYCNWSREIFEINREAGLDAIHVTVVYHEDYDEFLNRVKEWDELFNKNNDLIFLGKSYEDITKAQKENKTAVFFGFQNCSPIEDDINLVEKVHQFGCRFMQLTYNNQSLLATGCYEKNDSGVTNFGREVIKEMNRVGIVIDMSHSAEQSTLDAIDLSEKPIAITHANPSFWHEAKRNKSNTVLKKLAESGGILGLSLYAHHLKDSTNCKLDSFCEMVARTVDIMGSKNVGIGSDLCLNQPDSIVEWMRNGTWAKAKNYGEGSKDKPGFPDQPDWFIDARGFNNIEKGLNKIGFNDEEINNILGNNWFNFYKNIN, from the coding sequence ATGAATTATCGAATTGACAATTTACAATACTGCAATTGGTCTAGAGAAATATTTGAAATTAATAGAGAGGCAGGATTAGATGCTATTCATGTTACAGTAGTTTACCATGAAGACTACGACGAATTTTTAAATCGAGTTAAAGAATGGGATGAGTTATTTAATAAAAATAATGACTTAATATTTTTAGGAAAGTCATATGAAGATATAACTAAAGCTCAAAAAGAAAATAAAACAGCAGTATTTTTTGGTTTTCAAAATTGCTCACCAATAGAAGATGACATTAATTTAGTTGAAAAAGTTCATCAATTTGGATGTAGATTTATGCAACTTACATACAATAACCAATCATTGCTGGCCACTGGTTGTTACGAAAAAAATGATAGTGGGGTTACAAACTTTGGAAGAGAAGTAATCAAAGAAATGAATAGAGTAGGGATAGTTATTGATATGTCACATTCTGCTGAGCAAAGTACACTTGATGCAATTGATTTAAGTGAAAAACCAATAGCGATAACACATGCTAATCCTTCTTTTTGGCATGAAGCAAAAAGAAATAAATCTAATACAGTTTTAAAGAAACTGGCAGAGAGTGGGGGTATTCTTGGACTATCTTTGTATGCGCATCATTTAAAAGATAGTACTAATTGTAAACTCGATAGCTTTTGTGAGATGGTGGCTAGAACAGTTGATATAATGGGATCAAAGAATGTAGGCATAGGATCTGATTTATGTCTAAATCAGCCAGACAGCATAGTCGAATGGATGAGAAATGGAACTTGGGCTAAGGCAAAAAATTATGGTGAAGGGAGCAAAGATAAACCTGGTTTCCCAGATCAACCAGATTGGTTTATAGATGCTAGAGGTTTTAATAATATTGAAAAAGGTTTAAATAAAATTGGATTTAATGACGAAGAAATTAATAATATTTTAGGAAATAATTGGTTCAATTTTTATAAAAATATTAACTAA
- a CDS encoding sarcosine oxidase subunit delta, which produces MLHINCPFCGLRAQKEFAYGGDATVKRPELNKEVSKEEWDNFVYMRKSPRGKHIELWHHISGCRQWFKVQRDTATHEIFKTAKMSEEIK; this is translated from the coding sequence ATGCTACACATTAATTGTCCATTCTGTGGATTAAGAGCGCAAAAAGAATTTGCTTATGGTGGAGACGCAACAGTTAAGAGACCAGAATTAAACAAAGAAGTTTCGAAAGAGGAATGGGATAATTTTGTTTATATGAGAAAAAGTCCAAGAGGAAAACATATTGAACTTTGGCATCATATCTCAGGATGCAGACAATGGTTTAAAGTTCAAAGAGATACAGCAACACATGAAATATTTAAAACAGCTAAAATGAGTGAAGAAATTAAATGA
- a CDS encoding sarcosine oxidase subunit alpha family protein gives MKQSHRLNNVGLINRDKVITFNFNGKSYQGYEGDTLASALLANGVHLVGRSFKYHRPRGFIGAGVDEPNAKLQVTINGHSEPNINATEIELVEGLSATSQNCWPSVEFDIGAINNFLKRFFPAGFYYKTFMWPKSFWYKVYEPFIRKAAGLGVASLEKDKERYEHKFEYCDLLVTGSGPSGLASAYAAAKNGAKVILAEDKPRYGGTLLTDDVSIDNMSGKDWSEKIISELKTMPNVTLKNRSQVFGYYDHNMMVMFERVGDHLSNKSKYTPRQRLWYIRAKETILSTGSIERPIVFGNNDTPGVVLSSAAKEYMKVYGVLVGRKPIIFTNNDSAYETAFEFKKNNVEPIILDTREEHDSEVVQEAKNKGIQIKFSYGVIVANGYKKVKSAKIGKLTKDKKSFESTETINCDCICVSGFWTPTVHLASQSGNKLKFDEKIDAFIPDKSKQNEKTIGAANGSFTLQETIESGFKTGSELSSKITDKNNENKIPTVTETKYSMHDKFWCMPLPKNENPKRFVDFQNDVAVSDIEIALREGYRSIEHVKRYTTLGMATDQGRTSNLNGLQMVSNIENKIVPEVGHTTFRPPFTPITIGTIVGREVGMEFMPTRKTPMHEWHEKNNAVFVDAGAWKRPRYYKQGNETLLEASKREAKNVRENVGICDVTTLGKIDIKGSDAAEFLNRVYTNAWLKLPVGKARYGVMLREDGMIMDDGTTTRISENHYHMTTTTAQAANVLSHLEYYLQIVWPELNVNVVSTTEQWAGAAIAGPKSRDMLSKLFPDLDVSNEALPFMGYIESNLFGVPARIFRISFSGELAYEVNVESNYGLFMWEKMMEIGQEFNNQPYGTEALSTLRIEMGHVAGPELDGRTIPQDVSLDGLVSKKKDFIGKNSLGKEAFVLENRQKIVGLVPTDRKSSIPEGSHLVENEKAKLPNPKLGHVSSSCWSVENNNPFSLAIVNDGKNMIGKKLFAVSPLKNTSIEVEIISSHYVDPEGKRVRS, from the coding sequence ATGAAACAATCTCATAGATTAAATAATGTCGGGCTTATAAACAGAGACAAGGTAATTACATTTAACTTTAATGGAAAATCATATCAAGGTTATGAGGGAGATACTCTTGCTTCAGCATTACTAGCAAATGGAGTTCACTTAGTAGGAAGAAGTTTTAAATATCATAGACCAAGAGGTTTTATTGGAGCAGGAGTTGATGAACCAAATGCCAAACTTCAAGTTACAATCAATGGACATTCAGAACCAAACATAAATGCAACCGAAATAGAACTTGTAGAGGGATTGTCGGCAACTAGCCAAAATTGTTGGCCATCAGTTGAATTTGACATTGGAGCGATAAACAATTTTCTAAAAAGATTTTTCCCAGCAGGGTTTTATTATAAAACATTTATGTGGCCAAAAAGTTTTTGGTATAAAGTTTATGAACCATTTATTCGTAAAGCAGCTGGATTAGGTGTTGCTTCTTTAGAAAAAGATAAAGAACGATATGAACATAAATTTGAATATTGTGATCTATTAGTAACTGGCTCAGGACCTTCAGGGTTAGCAAGTGCTTATGCTGCAGCAAAAAATGGAGCAAAAGTAATTCTTGCTGAAGATAAACCAAGATATGGTGGAACTCTATTAACCGATGACGTTAGTATAGATAATATGTCTGGAAAAGACTGGTCTGAAAAAATCATATCTGAGCTAAAAACAATGCCAAACGTGACATTAAAAAATAGATCACAAGTATTTGGTTATTACGATCATAATATGATGGTTATGTTTGAAAGAGTAGGCGACCACTTATCAAATAAATCAAAATATACTCCAAGACAAAGACTTTGGTATATAAGAGCTAAAGAGACTATTTTATCAACAGGATCAATAGAACGACCAATTGTTTTTGGTAACAATGATACACCTGGCGTAGTCTTATCATCAGCAGCTAAAGAATATATGAAAGTATATGGCGTTTTAGTTGGAAGAAAACCAATTATATTTACCAATAACGATAGTGCTTATGAAACTGCTTTTGAATTTAAGAAAAATAACGTTGAACCAATAATATTAGATACAAGAGAAGAGCACGACTCCGAGGTTGTACAAGAAGCAAAAAATAAAGGTATTCAAATAAAATTTTCTTACGGTGTAATTGTTGCAAATGGATACAAAAAAGTAAAATCAGCAAAAATAGGTAAATTGACTAAAGATAAAAAATCTTTTGAAAGTACCGAAACAATTAATTGTGATTGTATATGTGTTTCAGGTTTTTGGACGCCAACTGTTCATTTGGCATCGCAATCTGGAAATAAATTAAAATTTGATGAAAAAATAGATGCTTTTATTCCAGATAAATCTAAACAAAATGAAAAAACAATAGGTGCTGCAAATGGAAGTTTTACACTTCAAGAAACTATTGAAAGTGGGTTTAAAACTGGTTCAGAATTATCTAGCAAAATAACTGATAAAAATAATGAGAACAAAATACCTACAGTAACCGAAACTAAATACAGTATGCATGATAAATTTTGGTGTATGCCTCTACCTAAAAATGAAAATCCAAAAAGATTTGTAGATTTTCAAAATGATGTTGCAGTTTCTGATATAGAGATAGCTTTAAGAGAAGGTTATAGATCCATCGAGCACGTAAAGAGGTATACAACATTAGGCATGGCCACCGATCAAGGAAGAACAAGTAATCTTAATGGTCTTCAAATGGTCTCTAATATCGAAAATAAAATTGTACCTGAAGTAGGGCACACAACTTTTAGACCACCATTTACTCCAATTACTATTGGTACAATTGTTGGAAGAGAAGTGGGTATGGAATTTATGCCAACTAGAAAAACACCAATGCACGAGTGGCATGAAAAAAATAATGCAGTGTTTGTTGATGCAGGTGCATGGAAAAGACCTAGATATTACAAACAAGGAAATGAAACTTTGTTAGAGGCTTCAAAACGTGAAGCCAAAAATGTAAGAGAGAATGTTGGAATATGTGATGTAACTACACTTGGTAAAATAGATATTAAAGGCTCAGATGCAGCTGAATTTTTAAATAGAGTGTACACAAATGCTTGGTTAAAACTCCCAGTTGGTAAGGCAAGATATGGAGTGATGTTGAGAGAAGATGGCATGATAATGGACGATGGTACTACAACAAGGATTTCTGAAAATCATTATCATATGACTACGACAACAGCACAAGCTGCAAATGTATTATCTCATCTCGAATATTATCTTCAAATTGTATGGCCAGAATTGAATGTAAATGTTGTATCTACAACAGAACAATGGGCAGGCGCAGCAATAGCTGGTCCTAAATCAAGAGACATGTTATCCAAATTATTTCCAGATTTAGATGTTTCTAATGAAGCTTTACCTTTTATGGGTTATATCGAAAGTAATTTATTTGGTGTGCCAGCAAGAATTTTTAGAATTTCATTTTCGGGCGAGCTTGCTTACGAGGTTAATGTTGAGTCAAATTATGGTTTGTTCATGTGGGAAAAAATGATGGAAATTGGTCAAGAATTTAACAATCAACCATATGGAACTGAAGCCCTATCAACTTTAAGAATTGAAATGGGACACGTTGCCGGCCCAGAATTAGATGGAAGAACAATTCCACAAGACGTTTCATTAGATGGATTAGTTTCAAAGAAAAAAGATTTCATTGGAAAAAATTCTTTAGGTAAAGAGGCATTCGTATTAGAAAATAGGCAAAAAATAGTTGGATTAGTGCCAACAGATAGAAAGTCCAGTATACCAGAGGGATCCCATTTAGTTGAAAACGAAAAGGCAAAACTTCCAAATCCTAAACTAGGCCATGTCTCATCATCTTGCTGGAGTGTAGAAAATAATAATCCATTTTCTCTTGCAATCGTAAATGATGGAAAGAATATGATTGGAAAAAAATTATTTGCAGTTTCGCCTCTTAAAAATACTTCAATAGAGGTTGAAATAATTTCATCTCATTATGTTGATCCAGAAGGAAAAAGAGTTCGATCATGA
- a CDS encoding SOS response-associated peptidase, which produces MCGRYVITNPVSKTKKIVKSAIQVEDNENYNAHPYQKLPVIKKYINGNTLENLTWGIIPSWSKKKDFKPLTNARLETIDEKISFKKLIKVSRCIAIADGFYEWKREDKIKTPFYFQRVDKKLIYFAAIFENKQFCLITEQASSNISEIHHRQPVILNENDVNKYLNLELSGSNILNECRKPTLNFYEVSKEVNKPTNNSLSLIQKI; this is translated from the coding sequence ATGTGTGGTAGATATGTAATTACTAATCCTGTTTCAAAAACAAAGAAAATAGTTAAATCTGCAATTCAAGTTGAAGATAATGAAAATTATAATGCTCATCCTTATCAAAAACTTCCAGTTATAAAAAAATATATTAATGGAAATACACTTGAGAATTTGACATGGGGAATAATCCCTTCTTGGTCAAAAAAGAAGGATTTTAAACCACTAACTAATGCAAGACTTGAAACAATTGATGAAAAAATCTCTTTTAAAAAATTAATAAAAGTCTCAAGATGTATTGCTATTGCGGATGGATTTTATGAATGGAAAAGAGAAGATAAAATTAAAACTCCCTTTTATTTTCAAAGAGTAGACAAAAAACTTATATATTTCGCAGCTATATTTGAGAATAAACAATTCTGCTTAATAACAGAACAAGCATCAAGTAATATTAGTGAAATTCATCATAGACAACCTGTTATCTTAAATGAGAATGATGTGAACAAATATTTAAATTTAGAACTTTCTGGTTCAAACATTTTAAATGAATGTAGAAAACCAACTTTAAATTTTTATGAAGTCTCAAAAGAAGTGAACAAACCTACTAATAATAGTCTATCTTTAATCCAAAAAATTTAA